One Pseudopipra pipra isolate bDixPip1 unplaced genomic scaffold, bDixPip1.hap1 HAP1_SCAFFOLD_577, whole genome shotgun sequence genomic window, GATTATAATTCACACTCAGAATCAATGATCAAAACTCACTTCTAGCTCCCAAGCCCTTCTGCTATGTATTCTGCCTCTCCAACAAAAAGCCTAACAAAATCACACTTACTCTGCTGTTTAAAATCCCTCCAACCTCACCAACTCTGCACTGCCTGTCTTGGCTGTCCTTCCTAGTTTGCTATTCAGGTCCTAAAGAGACCTAAAGAGATTATACTGTTGATTCATAATTGCCTAGGTGGAAGTGGTTGCTGAATGTACAACTAGATAAGCATCATTGTTTGTAGCTTACATTACCTTACGGAAAACTTTTGTTCAGACAAGTAGCTTTATAGagacagaataaataaataaagacagaaTAAAAAGCAACTCCTCTGTAATCACTTCTgctcagtggagaaaaaaataatttttacagaaccctactgagaaaaaaaggttttccagTTAAATgcatttacttcattttttaattatttttcatttggaatGTTGTGGGTTTTAGCTGATCTTGTGAGTAAAAACCGGGAACATTCTGAAATTTATCTctgttttcacattttaatCTCATTAAAACACTAATCTCAATAGAGAGATATTTTAGAGCTAGTTTATATTCTAAAAATATAGGAAATAACACCCCAAGTAAAACCTTTGTATTTTTATAGCTTTCATAAAGTATTCTGAGTCTAATTTGTAGCATTAATTTTAATGGAAGGTCACTAGCTGCTAAATAATGCACACAATAATGGAAATGAAGGCACATTAATTACAGCAGCTGGTTAAACATGGGACCATGTGCCCAATAGCTGTCAGCAGTTGTTAGATAATTGCTTCTCAATGTGTAGTGCAAACAGTTGCTTCACTGAAACAGGCAGAACAGATTGTGTTCAGTCTGGTTTCTATCAGTGGGCAACACTGTCCACTGGAGACAGTCACAAAGAAATTCACATTTTGTTGAGTATTTCAATACTGTAATAGTTTAACTTTGGTCCATATCTAACCAAAGGAATAGCAATGTGTTATAGCTGTTGACTTATAACCCTAAGTTACATTGTGCTTTTGTGTTACTCTGGCTGTGCACTAGTTTAACTCCAGTGATTTTAAAAGAGTTATCCtgtgaaaaaaaagtgtaataGAACATTAAAAGAACAGTTTGATAACCTGCAGATCTAAAAGCCACATTGATCCACCTTGAGGTTACACAGCTACCCTGTGATTGTCCCACAGGAAAAATTAGGTGTGGAATTCCAAGCACGAGACCTGTGGTTTTGCTGTCCAGCAGCAGTGTAATGGGATTTGTCTGGAGTTGACAGAGACACCAATGAGGAGGCTGAAGTCAGGGAGAGAAAGCAAAGTGTCAGATACCAGTACTTTTCACATGAAGGTTACTTTCGAAACTTGATTTCTGCATAATCATTTTGTTCTTATGGTGTAGTTATTCAGTATGGCTAGTCATTTCTGGGTTGCCACTTCCTAGGCACTGTGAGCTTAAATCCTTTTTAATCGGGAAATTGCTATGTGTAATGTAGATATATTAATTCACAATTTTTTAggtaaacaataaaaaagatcCACTTTAAATGCACATTTAAGAATAATATTTAGATGAAGCCTGTTGCAGACATGTGTTTAATTTGGTTCAAAGGAACGGACCTTTTATAGTGATATATAAAGTAGTGTCATACAAAATTTAGATATCAAGTTTTCCTAAGGTATGATAATATTTTTTGAGAAGTTCTATACTTGTACTACATAATTTAATCACATTTGGAGAATAGTTTTTAGCAGTATGAATAGGGGAACTGATAGATGAAGTTCTACAATACCCGAAAGAAACACATTTAGTTACCTGTAGCTGCCTCTTCTCAAATTCACAGTCTCTTGCTCTCTCCAGAAGGGAAAGTAGCTCTTGGTGGCTCAGATCTTGCCATATGTCAAAGAGGCAACCCGCCTGAAGCCTTGCTATGAAATTACAAGGTCTTGGAAACCAGGGCCACCATTTCCAGGTCTTTCCTATTGTATTCTACTGGTTTCTCCAAGGTTGTGTGTATTGAGTTAAGACAGGTTAACCTTCTCAATAAACAAACACTGCACTAAAACTGGTAAGTGTGGCATGATGGCCTCTTTATCACTCTTAACTTAATATTATTAGAATTAATATTTGGTCTGACTGGGAACATGGGAATTTTTTTATAGCTTTACTTCTATTGTTAACATTAGCTCATCAGGGTGagcctggaaatattttttcaatatatttttttatttattcactcTTTCTCAACTCACCTATgcatctctttctctctcatctAAAGCTCTCCAGTTCTCTATAATTTTATGTATGCACACAGGACTAGATTTTTGCAGAGACCTGTCAAGGAAGCCTCTTCTAAATCTCCCATTGAATTAATTTCCAttgaaaattcagcttttgtGAAAGGTTTGGATGTAGCTGCAGATACCCTGAAAAGACTGCATAATAAATAGTGCATCTTTTCTTCGTAATATGCTACATGTCCCACATTAACCAGTGCATATGGTCAAATAATATCCCTCCAAGCCACTGTGGGAAGTTTGTCTCTGTATGTCCCTATATTTTATCTCCTTCTCGCATTTCCTGCTAGCAGAAAAGGAGGATATGCTAGGCATCTCGTATAGCTATTAACCACTGAGAAAGATTTTCAAGGGAGTATTCTTAAACCAGATAGGACTCTCAGGATATCAGGTCATTGGCTGCTTTGTTTATTCCTTTAAAAGGTGTTCGGTAAACATGCCACTGGCCTTACAGTGTCCCCTTGCGGTCAAGCACTGTTGTGATTCCTCAGCCGACCCCAACCAGaagggctcagctctgcagacacaccTGCTGTCCAGGAAGCCCGACGTGGGCAGCCCAAACACAGAGAGGCAGCTGAACCTTTGACAAACTGCCTGGTtatgccacacacacacacatatatatatattccccATTCCGCATGTGTATTAGATTGCAGTTAAGAATTAATCAAAACAAGTATCTGATACACTTCAATAATACTTAAATTTGAGgccaatatttattatttttctgcaaagtCTGATGATCGAATTTTTCAGTGTAACTAGATAttgcaaacaaacagaacatTTTGTTGGGAGTGTTTATGGACAATAGGTGAAGCCTGAGCCTGATGCAAGTGAAAGTATGCAAATGCCACTGGAGGTGCATGAGTGTGCTAGTTCAGACCTCTCTATAGTTCAATGTGATAAGGCAATGTTCTAAGATACCAGTTCTTCCACATGCATGCCAAATGTTACAGGTCTACATGTAAATAGTGTTCCCTatgaatgagattataccaaTTTAGAACTACTGCAGATTTGATCTTATAAGTCAGATTTGATCTTCCATGTcctcctgtgaggagaggctgagggagctggggttgtttagcctggagaagaggaggctcaggggagacttcATCACattctacaactacctgaaagaaggttgtagctaggtgggtgtcagtctcttctcccaggcaaccagcagcaggacaagagggcacaatcttaagctctgccaggggaagtttaggttggatattaggaaaaaaaattttacagagaaagcaatcaagcattggaatgggctgcccagggaggtggtggattcactgtcgctgaaggtttttaagatgagactggatgtggcacttagtgccatggtctagtaagcacagcggtgttggatcaagaattggacttgatgatcttggaggtcttttccaacctggtcgattctgtgattccgcGATTTCCAAAAGTTTGTcctttgattttgcttttacaGGGCTAGTTGTGCTCCTGTGCAAGCACCATAGCTACTAAACTCTGCTCATATAAAATTGCAGACAGTGTTACTTAGGTCACATTTCCAAAgactttccccctccccttgaaataaaatttatttaatatctATTTAAAAGTCTAGCGATTGTTTTAATTTAAGCTCCCCAGATCAGGTTCGGCTCACTTTGGCAATTTTGCCATAGTCTTTAATCTAAAACCAATTATTTATTGCTCTGCACAGAGTCAGCATGTTACAATTTGGAACAGCTATTCCAGCTCTCTTGTCATTTATCTGCATTTGCACCAGGGTGAAATGAGTGCAAGGTATCACCTTATCAGAATTGCCACATTTCTCGCAATATTGACTTTAAGTTTTAACCTTAATTTTTCATGCATATTCACAGCTTCTTAGGGACTATTTATTTTAGCATGCCAAAAATTATCTTAAAACTTTACAATATTTATGTTTGCAATGTTAAGGTTTTTATCATAAGCAGTATGGGTTGCATTTCTTTAAGATTCTAGAACCATCACGATGTCAGTAGCAGGCTTCACTGGATAGCAAATCTCTGTGGATGGCAGGTGATAGAGAATAAGCCATCCTTATGATAGAGTCTGTAATATAGTGTTTTTCCCTAAAGTCCCCTCTGCATGTTTGCAGTGAGAGCTGGTAGTTATAAGCACTAAAGAGAAGGTCTCTTTGCAAAACAGGTATGTGTTcttaatatatatttcatatattacACTCTGtaatatatgaaataattttaaacagagGTAACACATGAGGTGGAAGTCAACATAGTGTCTGTAGGAAATTGTGaccaaaatgttttattcaagttaaattttatttgtggggtttttttggttggctTTTTGTGTCACATGTTAAATTTCACAAAAATTTGCTGATTTTACAATAAGATATGTTTTCCTCTCTAGGAtctacagaaatgttttcaagaGCAGATACAACTTCAGGGCCAGGTGAGGCTTCTGGAGCATCGTGTGAAACAGCAGCAGTTAAAAATTATGCAGCTTTTAGAGAAGAAAGAGATTCAGTACAGTGACAGAGGAGATGAAAACAGTGTCATTGACTTGGGAGGAAAAAGGCAGTATTCAGGTTAGAAATGAAGCTATTCTTTTCATTTCCATGAGTACTGATACAGAGAAGCTTTAGCACAATTGGGCCCATTGACTTATTGTTTTAAAAGCTCATCACAGAATAATTGTTTAAAGCACAGTGTTCAGCTTTTACCTAGACCTTCTAGGCAGGGAAAGATTGTTAATGCCAGATGGTATAAATCAAATCAGGATTGAAATAGTTTATTGATTTATTAATAGtgcataattaaaaaacaatcaGTGAACAATAAATTAAGCATAAATATCAGCCATAAAACGGGGAAAAAGTCAATAATAGACATTTACAAAATGTTAATCAGAAGTTACAGGATTGCTAAACACTGTTCTTTGACTAATCTCAAAAAGTTCTAACCCACAGGGTCAGTTCACATTCACACATTCCTGGGTTACAAGCACACACCGGCTCTTCCAATCTGTAAAGTTCCTGAGACATACATATTTACACACATAAGCCTGGCACAATGACACCTGCATCTCACTTTAATAATATTCTGTATGTGGCCCCATTTTGACTGAGTTAGATTCAGctcatgacatcacagcttctAAAATACTGGTTTAAAGTTGTTTTTATATTCTCACCAGCATTGTGGTGGTGATCTGCTCCCTCTACAAAGCTAAGTGTTGTCTTGTAACAGCTGCAGTGAGGCCAAActcttaaaataataaaacactATCCAAAACAACAGTTGGATTGAAATTACAATTGATTCCTGGATGGTGttcatttcttattttccaGTTCTAGAAAGCCTAAActgctattatttttaaaagccttgttTGAATATACTTCTAGTGTTTGTGCTGCTGGAAGAAATCACAACATATAACAAGGCATCAAATATAACCAAGCaccattaaaattaaattaaaagcagttgtaagtctgattttaaattttagctatgtatttatttatgtactCAGCATcctggaatattttttaaaaatattatcatgGCTGACTCATTTGTTACTGGAAAAGATTATTAAACCTACATTTCTCTGAAAGGCATTTGCATTTTCTTAGCACATGCctcagtttattttctgaaaacgTTACTCTAAATAACAGATGTAACTTGTTCCCAtttctgatgatttttttccccattagtTCTTCACTTTCCTTATAGCTTGGGAAATGCTTTTTCCTGTTCATACTGCATTATTTCACTTAAACTGCTGCAGCATTTTAATATCAAGAGAGCTGGATAATTTGCGTTAGATAGTGAGGGAGAAATTCCACACTATATACAACTGCCAAACATTAAAATATGCTTGTGTTTTGCACAAGAAATTAATGGATAAGAAAAGCTATTTTCATGTAAGCCAATCAAACATTTGCTAGAAAGACAACTTAGCTGTTATTTAAATCATGTTTTCTATTAGAATTTATTCAAATCCTGGTATAGCTATTTGTTTTCAGTATAAAGTGTTTATTTTCTATGTCTAATCTTTGCTGACACTTTCATTGACAAGAAATATAATAGTTCAGAAAATTCCAACAAGGCCTGGAAGTTCAGCCAACATATTCATAAATGTTTCAGAGAATGCCATAAAGTTAATCAGCTCTACCTTagccaggaaaagcagaaatgctgaaaatcaTACATCTTTCCTGTATGACTGTTTAATGGTAGATTACATATAAACAAAGAACTCCTTTCATTTCTTAATTcctagaggaaaaaatataaaattatacaaTTACATTGCTGCAATATTTCCATGAGCTCTGGATTTTGTGATTGTTGTAAATGATATTCCTCAACAGCAATGCAGGCCAGACTGTAACTGGTATCAAGTTGCAGTGCTATCATTTTAACCATACACTGCACTTTTTGGGAGTAGTATTCTATATATTTTTGCATCTATTTGGTTGAAAGGACAAGAGAATCAGGCCCAGcaattgtttctgttttctaacACTGGAGACTCATGCTCTTGTTTTTGGCAGTTCTGCCGTGAACTTTCTGGACATAGATGTACATGTTTATTTTCGAAGATTACCATGTGCCTTATACATAATTTTATGCTGGAAGCAGGATTCTAATGTGGATCATATACTGTAAATTAGAAGTGACACCACTTAAAATGGAGGAATTATTTTGCTaggcaaatgaaaacaaaaattataatattttatggtggaaaaaatattcctttaatGAAATGTCAAAATAATTACAACAATAAATATTCCTTTATGCTCATaaagcaacacaaatgcaaGAAAATGCCAAAAAGTCAATGAAATGTgtttgcaaatatatttttttattagtctCGTTCATATGTGACTTCTACATGACATGACTTGATTATCTCTATTGACTTCTGATTTTGCCATTAAGTACAAAACTAAAAAAGTTGTGTCCAATCAATGTTTTGTGAACAGATTGCGCAGAAATCTACAATGATGGCCATAAGCAAAGTGGATTTTATAAGATGAAACCTATCCAGAGTCCTACTGAGTTCCTTGCCTTCTGTGACATGTCTGAAGGAGGTGGTTGGACTGTTTTTCAGAGACGATCTGATGGCAGCCAGAATTTTGATAGGTAGGTACTAGACTTGGTCATTAAAATTGGAAACTAAGTGGAGAATCATTAAACCAGATGGAGGAAAGTTAAATCAGAACTCTAGAAGTATATTAATAGGTTGTTATCCCAGATAAAAGGGAGGAATGGTTATTCTGTGGGACAGCCTCCAGATGAGATACCACTTCTGGCTCTGGCTGTTTTCTACGAGACATCTCTGCTAGCCTTTTTCTCACAACTTGTCCATTTTACATGAGGACACTTCAATGTCAAATGCATTAACAATTGTTGGAGCAAGGACTCTTAATGACGAGTAAAGGACTACCTTGTCTTTTGCAAACAGTAAACatctaaaaatgtaaaaatgcaaGCAATCTGCTTGAACCAAAATGCCATCAGCAAGCAAGTATGAGAGAAACACACCACAAAAGTAATTTGTAGCTCATGACAAAATGCctccaggaaaaataaaatggttgAGAACTTGATTTATGGACAACTAACCTCCTTGCCTTTGCCAAGACTCACACATTTTTTGGGAAATGTCCAGAAGTGAAAACTCTGGCCTTGTGAACCACAAAAACAAGCCATTTGTGAGCCAAGAAAACTtctattttacaaaatatgGTCAGACAAGCTACAGAAGCAATCTGTAGCATTTTGCAACTATTACCACCACACACCACCTATTCTTTTCCCTTGCCAGAGACTACCAGCTGCTAAAGTCGCAGGGGCTTCTCTTCCTTATGGCTGCCTGTCCACAGCCTTTCATCCATTGCTGAAGTAGGTTGCTTCTGATACAGGAAACATATGATATTTCTGTTCCCATTAGAACATGTAATGAAACCAAAACCACTAAGAGTTTCAGAGCCACTGTAGGCAGGGAAATGTATACACATTAATTCTTGAAACTATGCACCAGTATTGAGTTCAAAAATTTTTAGAATCTGTTAATAACTCAAAGCTAGAAATGGCTATCTAATACCTCAAGTTACGAATTTATATATCCAGCTGTAGGAGTTTCACACCTTAATCAAATCACAGATAATAAAGAAACAATGCCTGTGAGACACCTACATGATCCCTTAGATTtaaccaggaaaaatgtcttcacaTCAGATAAATTGTGCTATACCAGAGATTGGACTGAGCTGTTAAACTGAAACAAGAGAGGTTCAGATTGGATGTAAGGAGAAACTGTTTCACTGTGAGAACAGTCAGCAGGTTATCCAAAGAGAGTGTGCAGTCTCCATCTCTGGAAGTTTCTGGACaaactctgagcaacctggtctgatCTCATGGCTGACCCTGCCTGGAGCGTGACATTGGACTAGATTGCCTCTCAAGGTTCCTTCCAGTTTGCATTATTCTGTGATCTATAACTGTATAATAAACATCCAAACAAATTTGCTTTTTTGATAAATTAATGATTTATACTCTTTTCAGAGTCTGGGCTGACTATGAAGAAGGCTTtggaaattttgttttgaaaaatggTGAATATTggcttggaaataaaaatcttcattaTTTGACTAATCAAGGTAAGATTTGTATTATAACAATAGTCTTCTTAtagtttctgtttctttgctctttctgaGCCATTTTTTGTTACCCTTTTTTAGCATAAATCCTGAGTTCTCTTGTTAGTCTGCATGGACTTCTCCAAGTTTCAGAACAAAACACACCTGAATATATGTTTTCTAACAAAAGGTTCAAAACTGTCATTGGGCCAATGGCATGCAGAGAGCTTCCATGAAACAGGACACACCAGACAGGAAAGAATTCTCTCTATCTGTTTTGCAGTCAGCATTACTACCAGTCCAGTCAGGTAGTATGCTGTACCTGTTCATTTAGTCAGGGCTTTATGTGGCTGTGTGGGCTATTACATGAAGGTAATTCTAGGCCAGTCCTGTTGATCAGACCAGGTGTGGAAAGCTATTCCCATCTTTCTAAAAGTCACTCAATCTAAGCTAACTTTGGCTTTGTTGTAGAATGATGCATATACAAAACTTACCCATTGGCTTAGTCAGCTAAATCATATGGGAATCAGTGCCACCATGATGTGATCGTAGTATAACTCTTATTTTCAGAGtataaaaatctaattttcttAGGAGAATGTTTATTGATTGTTTCTCACTATCTTTTTATTTCCACCTCAAATACCTTCCTGAAATATAAAGTCCGTAAGGCCTTTTTcattagatttttaattttctacatTTCAAAATCTGTATTGGAATAATTCTAAAATTTTTCTAAGCTGACTCAGGTGAATAAAGACAATGaataaagaaagaagacaaaaacCCATGAAATATGCTGTGGTGATAGAGGTTCAtgataaaaacatattttaattttctactaTAATAGCTCTGAAAAGTAGTGAGAGAAGCTAGtttaactaaaataatttttgttgttatttttcaaGGGAATTATACTTTAAGAATTGATCTAACTGATTTTGAAGGAGAACGGCGTTTTGCACAATATGCAAGATTCAGAGTTGCAGGAGAGGaggtaataaaatattaaattactggagattttaataaaaatgtggaTTCCGTAGATCAACAATAAACATACACGTTCCCTAATTTTCATGAGGGTTTGTGTAGAACcttattatattttctttcttacacaTGCTTATAATTTTCAAGGATGCAATAACAGTAGTTTACCCTGATACAT contains:
- the LOC135408734 gene encoding fibrinogen-like protein 1, with the translated sequence SKMKILIMIDFVLAASLMDAIGSSDLQKCFQEQIQLQGQVRLLEHRVKQQQLKIMQLLEKKEIQYSDRGDENSVIDLGGKRQYSDCAEIYNDGHKQSGFYKMKPIQSPTEFLAFCDMSEGGGWTVFQRRSDGSQNFDRVWADYEEGFGNFVLKNGEYWLGNKNLHYLTNQGNYTLRIDLTDFEGERRFAQYARFRVAGEEHSYEMSCGDYSGTAGDSLTGGFHPEVKWWADHRGMKFSTRDRDNDNYEGNCAEEEKAGWWFNRCHSANLNGLYYRGPYTAKTDNGIVWYSWHGWWYSLKSVVMKVRPADFELNIV